Proteins encoded within one genomic window of Marasmius oreades isolate 03SP1 chromosome 4, whole genome shotgun sequence:
- a CDS encoding uncharacterized protein (BUSCO:EOG09264NC7): protein MSSSSQQASSSNDPTEYLRSAKFAKSSDSAAVSSDNAVTASDLLMGAYDPAKLHPLAELGDKLDYLLLEDDKTSELPGAGTAIPSRGWSDDLCYGTGTMYLSGLAVGGVWGLREGARRPLAVSSSRLRINSILNSVTRRGTFIGNSAGVLALVYNGVNSSIDAARGKHDTLGSIAAGGITGVLYKSTAGVKPALSAAILMSGMAGIWSYVKKIV from the exons atgtcctcctcttcacagcaggcctcttcctccaatGACCCTACAGAGTATCTTCGCTCTGCAAAATTTGCAAAATCGTCGGACTCAGCTGCAGTCTCATCCGACAATGCAGTTACAGCTTCTGACTTGTTAATGGGTGCTTACGACCCCGCAAAGCTTCATCCACTCGCCGAGCTGGGTGACAAACTGGATTATCTCCTCCTCGAAGATGACAAAACGAGCGAGCTTCCTGGTGCAGGAACGGCAATACCGTCTCGGGGTTGGAGTGATGATCTCTGTTATGGAACTGGGACCATGTATCTTAGCG GTCTGGCAGTAGGCGGTGTTTGGGGCCTACGCGAAGGCGCACGAAGACCATTAGCTGTGTCAAGTTCAAGATTGCGGATCAATAGTATTCTCAACTCAGTAACTCGACGAGGAACTTTCATCGGGAACTCGGCTGGAGTTCTCG CACTCGTTTACAACGGAGTAAATTCGTCAATAGATGCTGCAAGAGGGAAACACGACACTCTAGGCAGCATTGCTGCTGGAGGTATCACAGGTGTCCTTTACAAGTCGACAG CCGGTGTCAAACCTGCTCTTTCAGCGGCGATATTAATGTCTGGTATGGCTGGGATTTGGAGTTACGTGAAAAAAATAGTTTGA